Genomic segment of Salvia hispanica cultivar TCC Black 2014 chromosome 2, UniMelb_Shisp_WGS_1.0, whole genome shotgun sequence:
ACCAATCTCTTCATATTAATAGTGGATGGGACCAACTTTAggtgtataaaattaataaattgtaaaaatagaaaataaaaagtgattaaagtattattaataaaaaatataattcacttcactgtattaaaaataattaccaAATTAAGCACGTATTAACGGGAAGGACAATGCACCTTTGAAAGTAACCTATTAATTATGTcttaattttccatatttattaactgtattgaatttgaatttgacaTGTACTATGCTTTAAGAGTTCAATCAATCTCTTTTTGCAACCAATTTCATGATTCAAGAGTTTAATTAGTCTActtttctagttttttttcacttatttttcttaatatttcttaaaatatgtgcataaaatgaatgaaactcctattcgtggatgagggagtatgttttaagAGTACGATTACTCTTTTCTTCCGCAacaaatttcatgttttaagagtttaattactctctTTGTCCACAATCTCTTCATGTTAATAGTAGATGCAaggagttttaatataaaaatagagtaaaaggtgattaaaatattattaataaaaatataattcacttCATTATTCAGAAAAATTACCAAACATTACGCACATATTAATAGGAAAGACATCGTACCTTCGAAAGTAACCTATTCACTGTGACTTAATCTCCCttaactttattcaatttgaatttgatatgtATGCTCTAAGAGTACAATCACACTCTTCTTCCGCAACCAATTTCCTTGATTTACGAGTGTAATTATTCTCTTTGTTTGCAACCAATCTCTCCAGATTAATAATGTATGCGACcagtttaaatataaaattaataaaatataataaatagagagaaaaggtgattaaaatattattcataaaaattataatcacttaattatattaaaaaattaccaaaaactaaaatagattattttcgtgcattgataaaaaaaatatttatttgtatttaaaaaaaaaaaaaaaaaaaactcaattttgGATTGTGATAGAAAAAGTACTAGTAACTTATAAAGAggataagagcatccacagcgGTTCACAAAACCGTCTCTATCTCGTCTCGGAGAGacgagacggataagagacgcCGCTGTGGGATGCATCCCGTCCCCATCCCGTCTCTATCTCGTCCCACGTCTCTTAGTGAAGGGGCTCCCGGCGAGACGAGACGCCACGCGCTTGGGCGACGTGGCGAGCTCCGGTTcgtgcgtgacgcccactcgccgtcccgcgagtgggcgtcattTATATccgttaaaattgatttttttttttatttttttttaaatcagaaaaaattcaaaaaaaataaaatatatatatataaaatttcaaaattatactagccGTTTATAGCcgttttttacaaatttttaatttttttaaaattttttttaagccccaaatcacttctataaataccaaatcatTCCCACAAAACGAAGTAGACGCAAATGATCTTCATTAGACAActctttgcctccattttttttaatggtgtgtatttttatttttttaggattttaattatgtgtgtttttatttttttaggattttaattatgtattttatttttatttttaggattttaaattgtaattttgttttatttaatgaagtgtgttttttattaattggatttgttgaaaataaaaatgaaaaatgaaattgaatgaatagttaagagatgagatggttaagagatggatggATGTGGGTGctatctcttagttaagagatggagtggaaagtacagtggggcccatgaatagtgaagaaatgagacggttaagagacggataagagacactgctgtggatgccctaatacgtcaattgttttaaaaaacaagaacaaagGGGAGAAAAAAAGGTCTACGATCTCAgaatattttatgttaatgTCAGTGATCATATTGAGCTTCAAGTTTCCACTTTTCATATCTTAGATAGATCGagaaatcaataataataaaaaggatACATTTGCATGATATTGTATATGATTTGATacgcaaaataaaaatctttgtAAAAGTAAATAGCGAtaaagattttaataaatgagaACTACCACAATAGACATAGATAGCATAGGTATAGTTGTTGAATGTGAATATGGCCTGCAAACAAGCATTCTGTAGTGGGATGGATGATCTATTATTCTATGCTCTTATGTAAACAAAATAGAGGTTAAATACGAACAAATATAAACTCAGACATCAAAATCTCAGTTTAAGAGAAATGCAACTAATTATATCAttaggccaaaattggtcttgAGTTGATTGCCAAAGAAAAAAGAGCACACAAGTCTTATACGATAAtataagaaaaggaaaatcacAAGAcataagataaataaatactcagGCTTAGTAACCACCCTTGAGATCATTAACCACATCGTATGGAATGGGAGTGACGGTCTCTAGTGTAGCACCCTCCACCATGAAACCGGGCTTGGGTCCCTCTGGCTGTCTCTTGGTGCTGATGATTTTGCCCTGAGCCTTCGCCTCAGCCTTCAATTTGTCGTTCTTCTTGATTCTCTCTTGGATCTCCTCATGGCACCTCGAAGGTTGGACGTGCTCCACACGAACATGAATCCTCTTCCTGATGATCCTATTTCCAACCTTTACCACACACGAGAAACACAGCATTTTAGTAAAACTCTGGTAGATAAGCAGATACTCCTACTTTATAAATGTCCTACTGGAATGTAGACAGGCAATGTTTCACTACAACAGTATGCAAGGAATGCAAATGTATCACAAATTGATCAGTGCTCAAACATACAAGAAACCCCAATTAGAAATAAATGTATCACAAATTAATTCAAACGTTGTTTAAACCAGTTAACACATCTTACAAGCTTCTTAGTCTCACAAAGACACATGGTCGATTTATGATTCCAAATTAGCCAAATTAAGATATACAATATTCAAAAGAGATCCAGTTTCAAACATAAAACTAACCGttctactaatttattaatgtaTAATACAGATTTCAAATTAGAAATGTTGGAGCTCCAGAATCAACATACAACTCTAATTTCCCAAATTGTTAAATCATATTATCCTCCGCAAAAGGTCCTAACCCTAACCAAATACAAAACTAATGTAACAAACAATAACAATATCACAAATCAAAAAGCAGATTTTTCAGCAAGAGACAACGGAAATTAGGGTTAAAAAGCAAGCTCAAAAGACAGCAAACCTGTTTGTTGACTTCGACACCGACAGCGCGCTTGGTGACGTTCCAGACGCGACCGGTGCGGCCATGGTAAAACTTGTGAGGCATACCCTTGTGGATGGATCCGTTCACCTTAACGTCGACATAATCGCCGATTTTGAAGATCCGAAGGTAGGTGGTGAGATGGGTAGGACCCTTCTTCCTGAAGGCGCGGGAGAAGGAATCTCTGGTGCGCGACCTCAAACCGTGACCCGCCGGCATTTTGCGATGCTTTCAGTAGCCTGCCTCACTGCGGATTTGTGTGGGAAATGGAGGTGGAGAATGCTTTAGGAGTTATACTAGGGTTTACGCAATTCTCATGGGCCCTAAAGTTTGTCGAATGggcttttattttatgtgggCCTTCCCAAATAACACCttataaatggaaaattaCTTAGATGGATTACGGTAAGGATCTCCTTatccactttttctcctcCATTTCTCATccactaatataaaattgacaCATGgatccatttttatatataaaaaaatgccTACTAAAAGCTTGCTCCATTCCTCATCCACTACATTCTTCATACATTATATGGAATTATGGATCAAACAAAAAGATGTCATCAATCAACAAACTCAAACCATACATAAGTTGAAGCAGTACAGCTACGCTATATGCATTTGATCTGAAGAAATGAAAGCATTCTCTAAACTAACCGAATTAGAAACATCCTCAGTCTCAAAGGcgcatatatttattttcgtGCAACAACAATAATCAGAAATCAATAAAGCAAATACAAATGCACAACCATTCAGACGATGATACAAAgccaaaatcaacaaaaaattagcAGATTCCttacacacatatataaaaatgccTACTAACAGCCTGCTCCATTTCTAGATTACCCACAAAGCAACAActgcaaaatttcaaatatactCCAACCAAGCagcaaaaataatgaaatcattaaattaccaaaaaaatttaaaaatagttcaCAGCAAAATAATTGAGTTCATCAATCTTTTTCCACTTCAAGCTCAAACACAATTGGTCTTAGTgcatgaaaatttcaaaaatagcaAACACAATCTTTTTGTATGCTTCTAAACAATTACTTGTGAATGCTTTTTATTGAATGGCATGTTGTGAGCTTCAATGGAGAAGCTTCAATGGAGAATGGGAGAAATACTTCCCGTtagtaataaagtagagaggcgctgattttaaaaatggaagatAGAAGGGTTGTTTTGATTTGGCGCTGATTTAGTTCGGTTCATGAATTAGATTTGATTAggcatttttttatatataaaatggatCCATGtgtcaattttatattagtggATGAGGAATGGAGGAGGAAAAGTGGATGAGGAGATCCTTACCGGATGGATTATGGCTCCGTCAATGAACTTCAAACTAAAGATTGactgaattttttaaatacaaGATAAATTTATCGCCTATATACTGAAAAATGAACGTGAATAAATTTAACATTATGGGTACAGGTGATTAAAATTCTCTCTTATAATGATGTTTGTATCCCAGAAACATTATTAATCtgtgaattgattaaacaATCAAGATAATAATTAAAGGAAGACTAAAATAGgcatattttttgtaaaagtttctctctctagttTACTTTATGTTGAACATGATTTATAGTATCATTCTAGTTTATTCGTATAGAAGTATATAAACATCAAACATGTACGAATTCCAAGGTTAAATGCATTTGGCTATGTATCCTTTTgattattactcctattttactttaataattacttcatccgttcatccgtcccacaaaatatgCACGCTTTCCTTTTGAATCCGtctcacaagaatatacattttttaattttgaatttttttttctctctagttaggtgagactcattctccactaacaataatttaattattttttctctctacttctctcttattttactaattttacattaaaacgcGTGTCGAACCCAAAGAATAtatacttctctcttactttactaattttatattaaaacccGTATCAGACCCAAAGTGTATATTATTTGAAGACGGATGGactattatttttagtgattttagttatttagtaattgaatgatttttttttgttgttaccAAACCCAAGAGGGGAACAATAATGATTGCTTATAAATAACCAATATCATAGTTTTGTGTATTTTTGGAGGAGCAACAATAGTTCTCTGTCTACTCCATGATAACTCTAACCATCAACTTATTGGTTGGAGGAGAAGCGTCTTACCAATTGAGCTGCGCTTCGTCATTAATCAATATCATACGACAATGGAACTGAGAGATTTGAAATCAGGAGGAAAATCATGAACTGTTAGGCTAAGACACATGATATGATGCAGAAGTCCTAATTTGTAATCCACAATGTCAATCTGAATGCTTCGAAGGAAGCTTCAAGGTTATTTGTGATCATTCTAATATAACCTGAGTAATAATCAGATGTTAGATTGGTGATCAAATTACTGAAGAGTCAATAAAATCAATACCTTAaagtttcatttattaattatttaaatattagaatttaaatttgcttttctttttgttactaattatttttatatattagttaaaagttaaaacaaatCTCCAACTTTTATTCTCTGGATGACTAGATAGCACAGGCTCAATTGGGGTACTTGAAACATAGATATTAATCTCTAATATTCGTATGAGAAATTGGtatctaaaatcatgaactttgtctaaaatttggtatttcccatgaactttgaaattggtatataatatcacgaactttgcattttgtttggtatttcccacggatatctattactatatttgactaacttacgaggcTTTTTCATCATAATtcacacaattaaatcaacgtgATTTTCAACGTAACTTTTTATCCtatatgttatgaacttaaaaagtggttcaaaatattataaaacatatcacggttgcctacgttaaataagattttgatgaaaacatcttatttgagtgagtttgggaaataccaaacaaaatgcaaagttcgtgatattatataccaatttcaaagtttatgggaaataccaaattttaggtaaagttcatgattttagagaccaatttccctatTCGTATATATCATTAGTGATTATGGAATACTCCTGCTACCTCCGTCcatcaaaatttgtcccattttttcattttcgtccgtccctaaaatttgtctcattcacttttatcatttttggtaatggatcTCATCTtgcactaactcattcctactcacattttattataaaactaatatataaaagtaggacaaCAATCCATTAagtttttcaactcactttctattatatttctttaaaCCCGTGTcaggtcaaagtgggacaaattttggtggacggagatAGTACAATTTATTAGTAGCAAATAAACCTAAAGAAATTGTTGTATGGGCTGGACTTTTGGGCCATTAATGATTAGTTTTGTGAGCCCAAATTGTTGTTCATGTTTTTCGCGCGAAAAGCCTGCAATGAAATGACttgaaaataaagttgcagatcaaaaacaaaagcaaGCCGCGCGCTAACTGTTTCCCTAATTCCCTTGGTATTTTTTCTATGCCTACTGTTGTTTTTTTggatacgggaaaattcagtGCCACTGATATGGTGTGCACAAGCCGGACATTTGATGTTTAGTTTTAAACCTTTTGTTTTGCGATACTGTTATTGGATTAGTTTAAATCGGGTTTATTGAAATGAATTTTGCATTCGTTAGACTGTTCTGGCGGTGTGAAATGTTTCAGATTTCAAGTGGAATGGATTCTCATGATTATACAGACGTTGGTGTTTGTTTACGGAGGAGTTTTAGTTGCTGTAGGGTTTGCCATAGCTACTAGCTCTGTCGCACTAGGGCGTACTTGGAGTCTGATTGAGATTTGTGGAGATCAAAACTGCTCGATGGATGAAGTTCTTCTTAGTCAAAATGTTCGTCTCTCTATTTGAATTTGGCATCACCTTTCGAATTTCCATCACTTTCCTTTCACAGTTACAACATTATCTGCATTCTGAGTTCTCTGCTGGGGTGAGACGATGTCAATCACACAACCATTAGATATATACTTATGCATTC
This window contains:
- the LOC125208433 gene encoding 60S ribosomal protein L21-1-like — encoded protein: MPAGHGLRSRTRDSFSRAFRKKGPTHLTTYLRIFKIGDYVDVKVNGSIHKGMPHKFYHGRTGRVWNVTKRAVGVEVNKQVGNRIIRKRIHVRVEHVQPSRCHEEIQERIKKNDKLKAEAKAQGKIISTKRQPEGPKPGFMVEGATLETVTPIPYDVVNDLKGGY